A window of Pyrus communis chromosome 3, drPyrComm1.1, whole genome shotgun sequence genomic DNA:
CCTTAACGTTATTCAAATCGTTCGTTGGATATCAGTCATGGACCATGGTGAATTGGTGATAGTGGTGGATTTTGGTGGTGGGTGGGATGATAAGTAAAGCCTGGACCCCAGTCATCACCTTCCACGACAAAACTTCTTTATTTAACATCGACATTCGTACATGGCTCTGCACCTCTTTGGTGGTGGTAGACGGATGCCCTTTTGCTTTCGATTTCCTATTTTTATCCAtcattttctccctttttttatttttcatattttgtcctgcttaagaaaaaaagaaaaacgaataaaaatagtttgaaaactttgagttttaatgataaggataaaataaagggtaaagtgaatagtaccaggattgactttttaatgtaaaagtatgatttttcgttaaagtgtaCAGTACtgtgaattttttgttaaaactctctaaaaaaaaatcagaacacTAAGGGTACCAGaatatttcttcatcacaatTGGAAAGCTGCACTTGTTCTGTCTACGTGCAGAAAAAGTAGATGGTGAAAAAAGGCACAGGGTGGCGTTTTCCTCCTTCTCCCAACCCACAAACCTTTATTTCTTCTAGCCACATCTGCCTTTttagaatgaaaacaaaatactCCAGCCACTATCCCTCTTCTCTTTCCTTTCCCCACCTTCCAGACAAGATAATTTCTTTATTAAAGGTAAACTTAAAACGATACGGTGGAagcagaggaagaaagaaacgATGAAAGACGCGTGGCCGGGAAGGGCAAAATTGACGTTTACCTGTAGAAAATATGAAACAGTCGTTATACAAAGAAGAAACCCGAGGGTATGTCCGTTCTTTCACTattaatgaacagtgtttttttaatttatgttttaatatatataaatataatttggtAACATAACCAAGAAGCTGTgaaaatcaaatacaaattattatacTCAAATATTGCTTCTATGAACATGTCTAATTTCCTTCTCCTCCAATATTGCTtatatcaaaaaacaaaaatcatttcgaccaaaaaacaaaaacagcttGGAAGACCAGCAGCCATAACCCAACCAACTCATCTCCTCACACTGACAGCCTCCCCctgatctctctctttcttcactTTACTCTTCCTTTATTGGGTCGATGACTCCTGAAAACATGTCTATTGAATGGAGAGGACCTTGCTTTTCAAAATCAGACTCGACCAAAACCGATTTGGAGGTGGGCGTTCTCTATTTCAAGCGATTGCGCTCGttgatttaaaaattcaaatgcattaGATTGGTTTTATCTTCAATTGAAGACTTACTTACACCTAGTATTGCCACCATGAAATCCTAGACTAATAATGCATTAGTAAGTATGTCACTTAGATGTTACGGTCACGACATGACGTGACGTGCtggtgtgagttgttggaaaaTTACTTTTAGTATTATTGTTATTTTAACAGGGTTTTCTTGTGGGCCAAGGATTAGGTTTTTTTGCCTATTAAGTTTATGATTACTTGTCCGTTAGAGATTAGGGTTTGAATTCGTTTTCTCTATGAATAGGTTGCTTTGTAACTCATTGAATAACAAGTCAGTCAAAATGTAGTTCCTTTAATGTATATAGCCTTCTTGGCAGTTATGTAGTTTCGATTAATAAAGTTttatatttcaattcttcatcgTGTACATTTTCAACTTAGTTTAGTCCTTGTAGAAATTAAATTGCATTTGCTGATGAAATATGAAATCAGTGGATGCAGCATCAAAGTTAAATTTGTACACAAAGCGCGTAAGGCCATGAAGGGGAGCCTATTGGCTACTGTGTTTGCCGCTACCATGCACAGTGATTGGTGAGTTGCGTCTCTTGTGAGTAATCAGCTATATTAATAAAAGGTGTGAACTGATGAAGCCATTGCCATGTGATGATGTGCCCTTCATCCGTCTTTTTCAATGTGTCTGAACGCTTTAAATTTTTGGGGAAGAGATCATTTCCTTCTCTTCCATCAAAATCACTCAATTAAGTGATATGtgactttaaaatttgatctaattataacttttaaaagaatttctattttattcgttgtatcaaatttcaaaaattcaaatcaatccaAATCATTTAATTTGATGGTTTTAGTTGAAGAGATCCGGAACAAATTTTTGTTCTAGGAAGGTAAGGTGAATGAGCTGGGTAAGTAGTCAAGTCAGTAAAGTCAACTAGTACAATTGCTGAACTAAAATCTGATTTAGTCTCTGCGGGCTActgctctctcttctcttgcTTGCTTCCCACTTTCAAGCTCTCTCTGTCTTGATTTGCTTAATTGGATTCTCTTCTCAATTGCAACTTAGCAAATCTCATTCATTCTGATATATCCATTCTCTTTCTTCGATATAGTATCAAGCACTCGCTtcattctctttctttgatatattatTATCTTGCACTCAGATGGAGTGCATCATTACTCTCTTGCAGATGTGCTGCAGATCGTTAACATTTTCATCTTCGTCGTCGTCTACTGCTGTTGATCCTGCAGCTGGTGATGCTGAAGATGTTGATATCCCCCCTCATCAGGGAAAGTATGATGTGTTCATCAGTTTCAGAGGTGAGGACTCCCGCCTTGGTATTACCAGCCATCTTCATGCTGCTTGAATACTTCCCAGAGATCTTGGAGCCAATGGAACATTTGAAGGCTTTAAATTTAAATGGAACAGAGGTTAAAGAGCTACACTCATCAATCGAGTTTCTCCCTGCTCTAACAAGCATTCAACTACATGTTTGCAAAAGGCTATCAAGTATCCCAAAGAGCATTTGTTAGTTGAAATCTCTAAAGGAACTCAATCTCTCTGGGTGCTCTAACCTTGAATACTTCCCAGAGATCTTGGAGCCAATGGAACATTTGAAGGCTTTAAATTTAAATGGAACAGAGCTTAAAGAGCTACACTCATCAATCGAGTTTCTCCCTGCTCTAACAAGAATTCAACTACATGTTTGCAAAAGGCTATCAAGTATCCCAAAGGGCATTGTAAGTTGAAATCTCTAAAGGAACTCAATCTCTCTGGGTGCTCTAACCTTGAATACTTCCCAGAGATCTTGGAGCCAATGGAACATTTGAAGTCTTTAAATTTATGTGGAATAGAGGTTAAAGAGCTACACTCATCAATCGAGTTTCTCCCTGCTCTAACAAGCATTCAACTACAACTTTGCACAAGGCTTTCAAGTATCCCAGAGAGCATCTATAAGTTGAAATCTCTTGGCACACTTAATCTCGAAGGTTGCTCTGCATTTTAGGAATTCCCTCAAATCTTGGAGCCAATGGAACATCTGAACTTTCTTAGTTTGAAAAAGACAGCGGTCAAGGAGCTCCCTTCGTCTATTGGAAATCTAATTGGGCTTGAAACATTAGATCTTGATATGTGCAGGAACCTTAATGTTGTCCCGTTTAACCAACCTTAAAACTCTCAGATTTTGTTGCTGTCACGAACTCAAAGAATTTCCGTCTGGCTCTATTCATTTGCTATCTTTGAAAGTTCTAGACCTCCATGGCACCCGCATATCAGAAATCCCTGATGGTCTCGTTGGCTCAACCTCATTGCAAGATTTGGATCTAAGTAGAAGCACGATCAGGAGCATACCTGCAAGCATCAAACAAGCTTCTCAGTTGCATAGACTAAGCTTAATTGGGTGCAAGCGGCTTCAATCATTACCAGAGCTCCCAGTGGATCAAGTTATAAGAATAAAGCAAAGGAAAGTGATGATGACTCAGAAGCCAGTGAATAAAGTTATAATCAGTTTGAGTTAAATGAAAGTGATGATGAGTCAGAAGCCGAAGGATCCTTTTGGCTGAATGGGTCTTTTTGCCTGAGTGCCATatcattttgaatttgtctattCCCTTTGGATATGTAGGCTTTGTTGCCTAAGCCCAGTACGGGTTTGGGATTGCTTTAACTTTTTGTAAAATCTCCAGTGTAAAATGTTTGGTAAATGCAAAAATaagttcttcttttcaaagTTCCAGCCATAATAATCAGAAAAGAAGAAGTCAAATCGAAGGGGTCCGCGACAAAGGTGAGACCCTGCTTCAAGTGTGCTGAGAAAGCACTGACTCCGATAGCGGTGACCTTCAAGTTGCCGTCCTCATCGAGGTGGAGGTTCTTAAGCTTCAGTTCTTGGTGGTAGACCCCGCGGCTGTGTCACGTAGTTGAATTTGACGTCGTGAAAGTGGAAGTGACGAGTCACGTAGTTGACATTGAACATtcgacaaaagaataaaaactcAAATAGCTCCATAGTTCAACTGCAATGACCAAAAGATATGAACGACCTAGTTGGACTAAAAACGCCAAATCTTGTGTTCTCGTTTGAACTGAACAACAAAATCAGCAAACACAAAATTTATTTGAGATGGAAATGgaaattacaacaaaataagTCCTTAAGTTTAATAACACGATCATCATCTCATGTGATAGCTCAAggcatgaaggcgttttgatatGCGCTCTATAAACTCCTCCCCCTCGTCATCGTGCTTAACCAAAAGCAAAGCACATATTAAAGCCATGAAGaaaagaacctaaaaacacataaCCAATACAGAAGTGAGCTAAAAGAAAACGATAGGCAACACATAATTTATATACAAAATCTAAAAACGCTGCATATCTGTCTCAAAACATAAATGGAAAACGACTTGAAATGATAAATGATGAATATCTAGAGATGCTTGTTAGAGCATGCCCGAAATGCCTTGTATTACAAGAAAATGTAATCCATATAGATTTTCTTATTTAATCTTTTTCAGCAATTTAATTGATAATGAAACAGACGAGATGGCTGACCGGGTGGACAGCAAATTCAGTAAGACCATTACTCATGGAAGGATGATTTGAATTTCAATATGTCGTAGACTTAAGTTACGAGCTCCAAAAGCAGCATACCTTCTGGCATTCAGGTAGTTTAGCCAATTAAGAGTCTCTAGTGGATTTCGTGTATGCTCGAAGCAATATGTTCCACCAAAATCAAGAATAAACAGGAGCAACTCTTCCTACCGCACTCTCACCAAAATCTGCTATTAAAGTCTCGCTGTTCCTGACTGGATCATCTAGTACTTTGAAACTAGCTCGCATTACTCCTTCTCCTAGACGAAAACCCATTACAATACTCATGCTGACAGGAATAGGATGAAGAAAGTAACCTTGCACCGAATCTCATCACAATGCTTCATCGACTCCATTCTGTATGAGCAAAGAGTAAGTTGCTATCAAACATCACGTGGTGCTTCGTTGACTCTACtttgtgttaatttttgtttcttacACTTTTTATTCTCTCTTATTGACACATACACCATTCAATGAGCCTTTACAAAAAGATTTTCTACCCGGTTATTTATTCTATCTCTTTTATTAGTTTGTCCGCAGTTTTGCATCGAGTTTTTGCCATGCATTGGAGAAATTGACATTATAATTCATGAGTGGCGCTGCATCTGGCAATATTGATTTCAAAACATCACCTAATTGCCCGAAAGTTTTAAATGACCTGGAGAACTCATCAGCAGTTGTTTCCTCTGACAAACACAACATATTTGACTGTTCCTCGGTAGCAAATTCGGTCACTCATTCTTCTGATAAACTGCTTGCAGGAAGTTGCAAGGAACAAAAAGCCCTACCATCAAACATCATGAAATTTACAGCTTGCCGGAGTTTACTTAATCTTTTGTGCCACATGCCAAAAGGTCATTTGACTTCAAGATCAATTTCACTTTATGTGACTTCTATTCTCAACCTTGAAAGGTACGAACGTTATCCCTTCAACTTAGTTTTTATGGTGTGATGCAGTACCATTGGTCCGCATAATAGTTTtgttgcttttatttttcaataaacataaaatattaaaaaaatcttcTGGTGAACAATTATTTCACAAATTTGAGTACTCAATAAGACACAGATATCCACTTAATTGAGTTGAGTTCTACGAAAACCTAGCACAGATACTATCATTTGGTTGTTCAGTTTTTCTTGCACATAATACATTTGAATACATGTAAGAAGAGTAAAGTGGCTAAAATCTTGCTTCTTGTAAAATCGTTTCAGAAAGTGTTTTGCACCGAACAGCTCATCACTGCCATACTCTTTCAACTTATGAACTTTCTTTCTATAGTCACATGTGCACCTTTTCCCCAGCAGCCTACAGAATTCATATCTCATGAAAAACATTTATGTGCTTAATAATTGAAGCTCTCTGATTAAGTGTAGTCTTTGTAGCCATTCAATGAACATATTTGTTAATATTACCTGTTCTGTGTTTTTCAGGCTTCTTGTTGGCGGCTTATTAGATTGTCAGAATGCTTTGAACTCACATCATTATCACAAGCTCTTCAGATTGTTTGTGTCTTGTCGTAAGGCCTTAAAACATGTGATTCTGGCTTGTGAAGAGCAGACAGTAGCTAGTCAAGCCTCACATGCTTCAGTGTTCCTTGAGGATACATTTCCTATTTTATGGCTTTACAAGTCAGTTTATGCGGTTCTTGGGACTCAAGAGTCATTTTCAAAAGATAATCGTCGCCCATTTAATGAAATGATCTTGTCACTGATGGATCACACATTTTTTGTGTTTCTGACATCAAGTAAAAACCAACTTAATCATGTTGTTCATCTCCCTAAAGCTGCTGAACTGAATGCTGAACCTGTCTATGAACATAGTAATTCAAGTGAATCTGATCAGTGCTTGGATCCTTTCAAATGTATTGAAGCCAGGAAAAGTGTAGCCATTATTGCTAACAGTTTGACAGAACAGATGCAAAGCTTACTATTTAATTTGAAGGAGGGCCCTTATAACGGAAAACTTGGGATTGATGTTGATGCTCTAAATTTGAACAAGTTTTCATCCTTAATTTCTTGCCTTAGTGGGTTTTTATGGGGCCTAGCATTTGTTGTGAACtgatgagtatattttatattatatatttaaccctattcttagtatattttggttaataatttggaagaattttgatactttgaattatatttccaatataggattttcgacttcctctggagcaaaacatggtcaaatggacgaattttggagtaattccaattggaggacgttcgtgagtcacttagcttgatcgtgtcaaaatatcagatttttctaccaagcgatgattttctggcaataaaataaaggagcaatgtgcagtgctggaatagtgacgtttcaggcttgaattgcatttttggagcccaagatgacctcgaatgggtttgtggccttctggagatgtgttcagaatgttattatctttaaaacaagctatcttgggccggatttgaagaagatttgaggctaaaacggggctgaacagtttctgtgcagtttttcctagtttaattaggctttattttctattttattttattattatttagtttcttagtgggaataaaataccttagggttagggtttgtgttttagcttttaaatcttggagtttttcttttatgcaacttttGGGAGACAGAGAACTTGGTTAGGGTTCTTagagattttctactttaaggtgttttcattccttttattcttaataatatgttctatgatttcaattatgaatatgcgtaactaattccttttgctagggtgaagccgtaagccttagcatgaatatgtgatttttatttaattgcttatgattgattgcatgcatactttgaattattgatcaccgtgattaaaactatctaattgtcttgatgCCTAATCACCATTatgatctttagaaaagtaatttgatgcaattttggtcggaaggttccctgaaattgatgctggcttcttgtgattaatgattgtaatttcacttaagatgaacaccacgtcttaagggttgcatggtttttcaaagggtttttataaagcataatgagtctctcatgttcagatttaatccgaacgtccggacgggttgcatgttagatatacgttctatgttggaggttccaagtagaatataaattagaaaaacctaaccttcaaagtggcatgtgtagatcataagtaattgataaaaatacataggattgcaaggtgatggtggaactctagtgttttcttaatttgatttttccaaaacagttttattttcctttcatctttaatattgcatattagtttatttttattaattaaattcgttttaatttaGGTAAGTTAAAAAACCAATCATCTCAACTTTCTGCTTTAcagtaattaattgaaatttagtttgtttcgaattatttaataatccctgtggagaacgaccttgcaagAACCGCTTATACTACAAcaaccttgtcattcttgcaagtaatataGGAGTTTTTAACCCATTTGCATGtgtggtaaaatctctatcaaGAAACTGGCGCCGCTGCCGgggattatttaaaataatttgttCTAATCAAATTTACAGTTAGTTATTGCAGTCtatacacaaaaaaataaaaataaaaaaaaataaaaaaaatattacatttcgttttcattttatttttacagaTTACATCAGTACTGCAGATTACAACAATCTATGCATGGTCAGAACTAGATCAGCAGCACAAAAATTGATTCCATTTGATCCAGAACCTGAGCAATCTTTAGGGAGGAGACGCAGGAAACAAAATCTGCAATGGGTTCCTTCCCTGCAAGGGACTTTTCtacaatctttgttttctgAGGATCTGCACAGTGAAAACACAATGGCATTTGTTATTCCAGAGGGTGGTCAACCTTTAGGGGATTCATTAA
This region includes:
- the LOC137728234 gene encoding uncharacterized protein, with product MECIITLLQMCCRSLTFSSSSSSTAVDPAAGDAEDVDIPPHQGKYDVFISFRGEDSRLGTLMLSRLTNLKTLRFCCCHELKEFPSGSIHLLSLKVLDLHGTRISEIPDGLVGSTSLQDLDLSRSTIRSIPASIKQASQLHRLSLIGCKRLQSLPELPVDQVIRIKQRKVMMTQKPVNKVIISLS